Proteins encoded by one window of Manihot esculenta cultivar AM560-2 chromosome 10, M.esculenta_v8, whole genome shotgun sequence:
- the LOC110625160 gene encoding protein PELPK1 codes for MASFNCFILAFFVALSFSSMYVSLAARNLLQLPPLPSVPNFPKPALPPMPTIPTLPQPTLPTTQPSLPSVPNFPKPALPPMPTIPTLPQPTLPTTQPSLPPLPSFPSVPKLTLPPLPSMPSIPTIPSTIPSIPFLSPPPGN; via the coding sequence ATGGCGTCATTCAACTGCTTCATTCTGGCCTTCTTTGTTGCCTTGTCATTTTCAAGCATGTATGTCAGCTTAGCAGCTCGTAATCTCTTGCAATTGCCCCCACTGCCTTCAGTGCCGAACTTCCCAAAGCCTGCACTGCCACCAATGCCGACAATTCCAACTCTCCCACAGCCTACATTGCCAACTACTCAGCCTTCTCTGCCTTCAGTGCCGAACTTCCCAAAGCCTGCACTGCCACCAATGCCGACAATTCCAACTCTCCCACAGCCTACATTGCCAACTACTCAGCCTTCTCTGCCTCCTCTTCCTAGCTTCCCCAGTGTCCCAAAGCTCACTTTGCCTCCCTTGCCAAGTATGCCTTCGATTCCCACTATCCCATCTACAATTCCCTCCATCCCTTTCCTTTCTCCTCCACCTGGAAACTAA
- the LOC122724939 gene encoding protein PELPK1-like: MASLNCFILTIVIALSFSSNASLAARHLLQSSPLPSVPILPNPTVPSLPKPTLPPLPSLPTLPQPTMPTTQPLFPNPTALPPLPSLPSMPTLPKVSLPPLPSMPSIPTIPSIPFGTPPPGN; the protein is encoded by the coding sequence ATGGCCTCTTTGAACTGCTTCATCTTAACCATTGTTATTGCTTTGTCATTTTCAAGCAATGCTTCTCTAGCAGCTCGCCATCTTCTGCAATCGTCACCTCTGCCTTCTGTGCCAATTCTGCCAAACCCTACAGTCCCTTCTTTGCCAAAACCAACACTACCTCCATTGCCTTCTTTGCCAACACTGCCACAACCCACAATGCCAACAACTCAACCATTATTTCCTAATCCCACAGCACTGCCTCCTCTTCCTAGCTTGCCATCGATGCCGACGTTGCCCAAGGTCAGCCTGCCGCCACTACCAAGCATGCCTTCGATCCCTACAATTCCCTCTATCCCATTTGGAACCCCACCACCCGGAAACTAG